One Blattabacterium cuenoti genomic window carries:
- the rplT gene encoding 50S ribosomal protein L20, whose amino-acid sequence MPRSTNAVSSRRKRKKILKLAKGFYGSRSKVYTVAKNAVEKSFLYSFSGRKRKKRNFKSLWIQRINAGARQYGKSYSEFMNKLSEKKIKINRKILSYMSMNDPNVFKKMIDEIYSK is encoded by the coding sequence ATGCCTAGATCTACAAATGCGGTTTCCTCTAGACGAAAACGTAAAAAAATACTGAAATTAGCTAAGGGTTTTTATGGTTCTAGAAGTAAAGTTTATACAGTAGCTAAAAATGCTGTAGAAAAATCTTTTCTTTATTCTTTTTCAGGAAGAAAAAGAAAAAAAAGAAATTTTAAATCTCTTTGGATTCAACGTATTAATGCAGGAGCACGTCAGTATGGAAAATCCTATTCCGAGTTTATGAATAAACTATCTGAAAAAAAAATCAAAATCAATAGGAAAATTCTTTCATATATGTCTATGAATGATCCTAATGTTTTTAAAAAAATGATAGATGAGATTTATTCAAAATGA
- the infC gene encoding translation initiation factor IF-3 — MIKKKFTKGNRKKHRPLPQKKEKHRINEGIINTPKVRLVGDSSIENGIYSIQDALKFSKERELDLVEINPKLIPPVCKILDYKKFLYEQKKRKKQFKAKQIKVNTKEIRFGPQIGDHDGKVKIKSAEKFLMRGDKVKVFVFFKGRSIVYKDQGKIKLLKFAEEIEEYGKVEQMPVMEGKRMYMILAPKKF, encoded by the coding sequence ATTATAAAAAAGAAATTTACAAAAGGAAATAGAAAAAAACACCGACCATTACCGCAAAAAAAAGAAAAACATCGTATTAATGAAGGGATTATTAATACCCCAAAAGTTCGTTTAGTCGGTGATTCTTCCATAGAAAATGGAATTTATTCCATACAAGATGCACTTAAATTTTCTAAGGAAAGAGAGCTAGATTTGGTTGAAATTAATCCTAAATTAATCCCTCCAGTCTGTAAAATACTGGATTACAAGAAATTTTTATATGAACAAAAGAAAAGAAAAAAACAATTTAAAGCGAAACAAATTAAAGTAAATACTAAAGAAATCAGATTCGGGCCACAAATTGGAGATCATGATGGGAAAGTTAAAATTAAAAGTGCAGAGAAATTTTTAATGCGTGGAGATAAAGTAAAAGTATTTGTTTTTTTTAAAGGGCGTTCTATAGTATATAAAGATCAAGGGAAAATAAAATTATTAAAATTTGCAGAAGAAATTGAGGAATATGGAAAAGTAGAGCAAATGCCGGTAATGGAAGGAAAGAGAATGTATATGATATTAGCTCCAAAAAAATTTTAA
- a CDS encoding 2,3,4,5-tetrahydropyridine-2,6-dicarboxylate N-succinyltransferase: MNRLKLEIEKFWNHKNIWTTDANIKNIVLKTIENLENGSIRVAYFLNEKWIVNEWIKKAIIMYFSIQNMNTVELGPLEFYDKIPIKNKFKEKGIRVVPHAIARYGSYISPGVILMPSYVNIGAYIGKDTMIDTWATVGSCAQVGNRVHVSGGVGIGGVLEPLQAHPVIVEDDVFIGSRCILVEGVLIKKGAVLGANVVLTASTKIFDVTNDKPIEIKGIIPKYSVVIPGSYPKKFPSGIYHVPCSIIIGKRKESTNKKVSLNDALRTHNLEI, from the coding sequence ATGAATAGATTAAAACTAGAAATAGAGAAATTTTGGAATCATAAAAATATATGGACGACTGATGCAAATATAAAAAATATAGTTCTCAAAACTATTGAAAATTTAGAAAATGGATCAATCAGAGTGGCTTATTTTTTGAATGAAAAATGGATAGTCAATGAATGGATTAAAAAAGCTATTATTATGTATTTTTCTATTCAAAATATGAATACAGTGGAGTTGGGGCCATTAGAATTTTATGATAAAATTCCTATAAAGAACAAATTTAAGGAAAAAGGAATTCGTGTCGTTCCTCATGCTATAGCACGTTACGGATCATATATATCGCCTGGAGTCATTCTTATGCCTTCTTATGTAAATATAGGCGCATACATAGGAAAAGATACAATGATAGATACATGGGCCACAGTAGGTAGTTGCGCTCAGGTTGGGAATCGGGTTCATGTAAGTGGAGGAGTAGGAATTGGAGGGGTTTTAGAACCATTACAAGCTCATCCAGTTATTGTAGAAGATGATGTTTTTATTGGATCTAGATGTATTTTAGTAGAAGGAGTTTTGATAAAAAAAGGAGCTGTTTTAGGAGCAAATGTAGTTCTCACAGCGTCTACTAAGATTTTTGATGTAACTAATGATAAACCTATTGAAATCAAGGGGATAATTCCAAAATATTCTGTGGTTATACCTGGATCTTATCCAAAAAAATTTCCTTCAGGTATATATCATGTTCCATGTTCTATAATTATAGGAAAAAGGAAAGAAAGTACAAATAAAAAAGTTTCTTTAAATGATGCATTGAGAACCCATAATTTAGAAATTTAA
- a CDS encoding RuvX/YqgF family protein, which yields MAKILGMDYGKIITGLSITDDKKIFAFGLNAVKTKKLMNFLEYFLVYEKIEKIVIGLPKKLNNQKEISIETEIQRFIYKFHIKYPKILIERLDERFTSKIAFYTMIQLGLGKKKEEKN from the coding sequence ATGGCAAAAATATTAGGAATGGATTATGGAAAAATTATTACTGGTTTATCTATAACAGATGATAAAAAAATATTTGCGTTTGGATTAAACGCTGTTAAAACTAAAAAATTAATGAATTTTTTAGAATATTTTTTAGTTTATGAGAAAATAGAAAAAATCGTTATAGGATTACCCAAAAAATTGAATAATCAAAAAGAAATTTCAATAGAAACAGAAATTCAAAGATTCATTTATAAATTTCATATAAAATATCCTAAAATTCTTATAGAAAGATTAGATGAACGTTTTACATCAAAAATCGCTTTTTATACTATGATACAATTGGGTTTAGGAAAAAAAAAAGAAGAAAAAAATTAA
- a CDS encoding CCA tRNA nucleotidyltransferase produces the protein MNLSSAVHKKIFHIVSISAQRIKQNSYVIGGYVRDFLLGKIESIDLDILTIGEGIKLAKEVSKYINPSPKIRIFKRFGTAMLEYDNQRIEFVGSRKESYHFSSRKPVIELGSLQDDQNRRDFTINTLAISLNRNNYGELIDPFGGLSDLNKKILRTPSDADITYSDDPLRMMRAIRFATQLQFEIEKYSFQSIQKNKNRINIVSIERIVEEFNKILLSKKPSIGLLLLYKSGLLSIILPELVSLKGIEEKNGYKHKDNFYHTLQVVDNISKEKNNSLWLRWVALLHDIGKANTKKFFPKAGWSFHAHELVGSKMVANIFHRLKLPKSSSMKYVKKMIQHSYRPIALIGTKTSDSAIRRLLFDIGNDLEDLMKLCIADITTNNIEKKNQYKKNIYLLIERIKKLEEKDKIKNWKSPISGNDIMKAFHIDPCKEIGIIKNFVKDSILEGKISNNFHSAYAFMLKKGEELGLKKK, from the coding sequence ATGAATTTATCATCTGCTGTTCATAAAAAAATATTTCACATTGTAAGTATTTCTGCTCAAAGGATAAAACAAAATAGTTATGTAATAGGAGGTTATGTTAGAGATTTTTTGCTAGGAAAAATAGAATCGATAGATTTAGATATTTTAACTATAGGGGAAGGAATAAAATTAGCTAAAGAGGTTTCTAAATATATTAACCCTTCTCCTAAAATAAGAATATTTAAACGTTTTGGTACAGCTATGTTGGAATACGATAATCAAAGAATAGAATTTGTAGGGTCTAGAAAAGAATCTTATCATTTTTCCAGTAGAAAACCCGTTATAGAGTTAGGATCATTACAAGATGATCAAAACAGAAGAGATTTTACAATTAATACTTTAGCTATAAGTTTAAATCGTAATAATTATGGAGAGTTGATAGATCCATTTGGAGGATTATCTGATTTAAATAAAAAAATATTAAGAACTCCATCAGATGCAGATATTACTTATTCTGATGATCCATTACGAATGATGCGAGCTATACGATTTGCTACTCAATTACAATTTGAGATTGAGAAATATTCGTTTCAGTCAATTCAAAAGAATAAAAACAGGATAAATATCGTTTCTATAGAAAGAATTGTAGAAGAATTTAACAAAATTTTATTATCTAAAAAACCTTCTATAGGATTATTGTTATTATATAAATCTGGATTATTGTCAATTATATTGCCGGAATTAGTTTCTTTAAAAGGAATAGAAGAAAAAAATGGATATAAACACAAAGACAATTTTTACCATACTCTACAAGTTGTAGATAATATTAGTAAAGAAAAAAATAATTCTCTTTGGTTAAGATGGGTGGCTCTGCTTCATGATATAGGAAAGGCTAATACAAAAAAATTTTTTCCTAAAGCGGGATGGTCTTTCCATGCTCACGAATTGGTAGGATCTAAAATGGTTGCAAATATATTTCACCGTTTAAAGCTTCCAAAAAGTTCTTCTATGAAATATGTTAAAAAGATGATTCAACATAGTTATAGGCCTATTGCATTAATAGGAACTAAAACGAGTGATTCTGCTATACGTAGATTATTATTTGATATAGGAAACGATTTAGAAGATTTGATGAAATTATGTATTGCAGATATTACTACCAATAATATAGAGAAAAAAAATCAGTATAAAAAAAATATTTATCTTCTTATAGAAAGAATTAAAAAATTAGAAGAAAAAGATAAAATTAAAAATTGGAAATCACCTATATCAGGAAATGATATAATGAAAGCTTTTCATATTGATCCATGTAAGGAGATAGGAATTATAAAAAATTTTGTTAAAGATTCTATTTTAGAAGGGAAAATATCTAATAATTTTCATTCTGCTTATGCATTTATGTTAAAAAAAGGAGAAGAATTAGGTTTAAAAAAAAAATAA
- a CDS encoding zinc ribbon domain-containing protein yields MVDNNKIIQEAITVVDKLRVLYNLQLIDFRMDEIRKFRNNIPVEIKNLEEELYQVKKMLEYHHNDVLYIKENINKQNQNIKSSEILINKYEKQKDDIKNHKELYSIDKEIDYQKLEIQLSKKRIQELNVQIYKEEEVIKKKEYLLKNKEEHLFHKKKELKNILLENEKEEKILLEKFLCFSKKIDNSLLKTYKRIRNGVKNGVAVAPVQRGAPLGSYLAITPQKYSELIQRNKLLIDEHSGRILIDAELAEEEKKKSFVFCSKKKL; encoded by the coding sequence AGTTAATAGATTTTCGAATGGATGAAATACGAAAATTTCGCAATAATATTCCTGTAGAAATCAAAAATTTAGAAGAAGAACTATACCAAGTAAAAAAAATGTTAGAATATCATCATAATGATGTTCTTTATATAAAAGAAAATATAAACAAACAAAATCAAAATATTAAGTCTTCAGAAATTTTGATCAATAAATATGAAAAACAAAAAGATGATATCAAAAATCATAAAGAATTATATTCTATAGATAAAGAGATTGATTATCAAAAATTAGAAATTCAATTGTCTAAAAAAAGAATTCAAGAATTGAATGTTCAAATTTATAAAGAGGAAGAGGTCATAAAAAAAAAAGAATATTTATTAAAAAATAAAGAAGAGCACCTTTTTCACAAAAAAAAAGAATTAAAGAATATTCTTTTAGAAAACGAAAAAGAAGAAAAAATTTTATTAGAAAAATTTTTATGTTTTTCTAAAAAAATAGATAATAGTTTATTAAAAACTTATAAGAGAATCAGGAATGGAGTTAAAAATGGAGTAGCTGTTGCTCCAGTACAAAGGGGGGCTCCGTTGGGTTCTTATTTAGCAATCACTCCTCAAAAATATTCTGAATTAATACAGCGGAATAAACTTTTAATAGATGAACATAGTGGAAGGATATTAATAGATGCAGAATTGGCTGAGGAAGAAAAGAAAAAATCTTTTGTTTTTTGTTCTAAAAAAAAATTATAA
- a CDS encoding MIP/aquaporin family protein: MTKIYAEIIGTMILVFLGNGVVANVILSKTKGHSKSGEWLIITIGWALAVFMGIIVSAPYSGGHLNPCVTISFAIIGKFSWKMVPFYILSQFIGAMLGSFFVWLLYKDHFFETQGKEEKLSVFVTVPSIKNLFSNFISEVFTTFIFIFISLYLSIEGTLFIKEEKYPIGLGALGALPSALVVFGIVLSLGGVTGAALNPARDLGPRIIYSILPIPEKGKSNWDYALIPVFGPIVGCVLAATLYLFLSS, encoded by the coding sequence ATGACAAAAATATATGCAGAAATCATAGGAACAATGATTTTGGTTTTTTTAGGAAATGGGGTGGTAGCAAATGTTATTTTATCGAAAACCAAAGGTCATAGCAAAAGTGGAGAATGGTTAATTATTACTATAGGATGGGCGTTAGCTGTTTTTATGGGAATAATAGTATCTGCTCCTTATAGTGGAGGTCATTTAAATCCATGTGTTACAATAAGTTTTGCCATAATTGGAAAATTTAGTTGGAAAATGGTCCCTTTTTATATTTTATCTCAATTTATTGGAGCTATGCTAGGGTCTTTCTTTGTCTGGCTTTTATACAAAGATCATTTTTTTGAAACTCAAGGAAAAGAAGAAAAATTATCTGTTTTTGTGACTGTTCCTTCTATAAAAAATTTATTTTCCAATTTTATAAGTGAAGTATTCACTACTTTTATTTTTATATTTATTTCTTTATATCTTTCTATAGAAGGAACTCTTTTTATTAAAGAAGAAAAATATCCTATAGGTTTAGGGGCATTAGGAGCCCTTCCTTCCGCTCTTGTCGTATTTGGTATTGTTTTATCGTTAGGAGGGGTTACAGGTGCTGCATTAAATCCTGCTCGTGATCTAGGTCCAAGAATTATATATTCTATTCTCCCCATTCCAGAAAAAGGAAAAAGTAATTGGGATTATGCTTTGATTCCAGTATTTGGCCCAATAGTAGGATGTGTTCTGGCTGCAACATTATATCTATTTTTATCATCATAA
- a CDS encoding DHH family phosphoesterase yields MLFSNINGINKKKIVLLPHNKPDGDALGSSLALLFYFRKLKHDVDLISPTEYSESFQWLPGSKDILVFSKHTESLVKRKIVNSDYVFFIDFNNLSRINNIKDFFSYSKAKKVLIDHHPFPFYFDFMFSDPTVSATSILVFRFISNMNNLDKIDQEIATCLYVGLMTDTGFFRFPSVTSETHFIAGKLIEKGINIDYIYNHLQEKYNESRLKLLSKALKKLKVIQKYRTVYTSIQASDVNQNLYRQGDTEGIPTYGLGIKNIVFSVFFFEEKEKHHIKISFRSKGNFDVNLFARKHFCGGGHKNAAGGISEKSLSEAIEYFLNIIPNYYENLMFSI; encoded by the coding sequence ATGTTATTCTCTAATATAAATGGAATAAATAAAAAAAAAATTGTTCTATTACCTCATAATAAACCAGACGGAGACGCTTTAGGGTCTTCTTTAGCTCTTTTATTTTATTTCAGAAAGTTAAAACATGATGTAGATTTAATATCTCCAACAGAATATTCTGAATCTTTTCAATGGCTTCCTGGAAGCAAGGATATTCTTGTGTTTTCTAAACATACAGAATCTTTAGTAAAAAGAAAAATTGTAAACTCTGATTATGTCTTTTTTATAGATTTCAACAATTTATCAAGAATCAATAATATAAAAGATTTTTTTTCATATTCGAAGGCAAAAAAAGTACTAATTGATCACCATCCTTTTCCATTTTATTTCGATTTTATGTTTTCAGATCCTACAGTATCAGCTACCAGTATTTTAGTCTTTCGATTCATATCCAATATGAATAATTTAGATAAAATAGATCAAGAAATAGCTACATGTTTATACGTAGGATTAATGACTGATACAGGATTTTTTCGTTTTCCTTCTGTAACTTCAGAAACTCATTTTATTGCCGGAAAATTAATAGAGAAAGGAATTAACATAGATTATATTTATAATCATTTACAAGAAAAATACAATGAAAGTAGATTAAAATTGTTATCTAAAGCCTTAAAAAAATTAAAAGTCATACAAAAATATAGAACAGTTTACACAAGCATTCAAGCTTCTGATGTAAATCAAAATTTATATAGACAGGGAGATACAGAAGGGATTCCTACTTATGGATTAGGTATTAAAAATATTGTTTTTTCCGTTTTCTTTTTTGAAGAAAAAGAAAAACATCACATCAAAATTTCCTTTCGCTCTAAAGGAAATTTTGATGTGAATCTATTTGCTAGAAAACATTTTTGTGGAGGAGGCCACAAAAATGCAGCAGGAGGAATATCAGAAAAAAGTTTATCTGAAGCTATAGAATATTTTTTAAATATAATTCCAAATTATTATGAAAATCTTATGTTTTCCATTTAA
- a CDS encoding thioredoxin family protein has product MVRTYSSNKIKIQIQDFELLEVSSGKKKFLKDYFSSKATVIMFICNHCPYVKHINTELIRLSNDFLPKKISFIAINSNDDEKYPEDSPENMKKVHQKLGYPFPYFFDETQKVAKYYCVKCTPEFFIFSGKGNLCYHGQLDDSRPGNNIPVTGFDVRNVLQNILNGKEIYTTGKLSSGCSIKWKT; this is encoded by the coding sequence ATGGTACGAACTTATTCTTCTAATAAAATTAAAATTCAAATTCAAGATTTTGAATTATTAGAAGTTTCTTCAGGAAAGAAGAAATTTTTAAAAGATTACTTTTCAAGTAAAGCAACTGTAATAATGTTTATTTGTAATCATTGTCCGTACGTTAAACATATTAACACAGAATTAATTCGTTTGTCTAACGATTTTTTACCGAAAAAGATTTCATTTATAGCAATAAATTCTAATGATGACGAAAAATATCCGGAAGATTCTCCAGAAAATATGAAAAAAGTACATCAAAAATTAGGTTACCCTTTCCCTTATTTTTTTGATGAAACACAAAAAGTCGCTAAATATTATTGTGTAAAATGTACTCCTGAATTTTTTATTTTTTCTGGAAAAGGGAATTTATGTTATCATGGTCAATTAGATGATTCTAGACCTGGAAACAATATTCCTGTTACAGGTTTCGATGTGAGAAATGTATTACAAAATATTTTGAATGGAAAAGAAATATATACAACAGGAAAATTAAGTTCTGGGTGTTCCATTAAATGGAAAACATAA
- the rpmI gene encoding 50S ribosomal protein L35 encodes MPKLKTKSGSKKRFKKTAHGYIKRKHAFKNHLLTKKSKKRKRNLSVFTLLKKSSQKNIEMQI; translated from the coding sequence ATGCCTAAGTTAAAAACAAAATCAGGATCGAAAAAAAGATTTAAAAAAACGGCTCATGGATATATCAAAAGAAAACATGCATTTAAGAATCATTTATTAACAAAAAAGTCTAAAAAAAGAAAACGGAATCTTTCCGTATTCACTTTATTAAAAAAATCAAGTCAAAAAAATATAGAAATGCAAATTTAG
- a CDS encoding L-threonylcarbamoyladenylate synthase, which yields MSFYGEIEKSVKILKKGKVLLYPTDTVWGLGCDAFNIQAIKKICKIKNRNIYKSMILLVESIDRLHQLVGKISFFTQKIIFDNLVKKDKPITIVYENVKKMESNFFKPYSTLAVRLTYDPFCICLIRNLDRPIVSTSANLSGFVSPKSFSEISPSILYKTDYVVNFRREEKAIYSGSSIIKIVDNQVKILRM from the coding sequence ATGTCTTTTTACGGAGAAATAGAAAAAAGTGTAAAGATTTTAAAAAAAGGAAAAGTTCTGTTATATCCCACAGATACAGTGTGGGGATTGGGGTGTGATGCATTTAATATACAAGCTATAAAAAAAATATGTAAAATAAAGAATAGAAATATTTATAAGTCTATGATTCTTTTGGTAGAAAGTATAGATCGTTTACATCAATTAGTAGGAAAGATTTCTTTTTTTACTCAAAAAATAATTTTTGATAATCTTGTGAAAAAGGATAAACCTATTACTATAGTATATGAAAATGTAAAAAAAATGGAATCCAACTTTTTTAAACCATATAGTACTTTAGCCGTTCGTTTAACATATGATCCATTTTGCATTTGTTTGATACGAAATTTGGATAGGCCTATTGTTTCTACTTCTGCTAATCTGTCAGGATTTGTCTCTCCTAAATCGTTTTCCGAAATTAGCCCTTCTATTTTATACAAAACAGATTACGTTGTAAATTTTCGTAGAGAAGAAAAAGCTATTTATAGTGGGTCTTCTATTATAAAAATTGTTGACAATCAAGTTAAAATATTACGTATGTAA
- the def gene encoding peptide deformylase produces MVLPIVLYGNPILRKKSLNVDFDSHEKKNKINQLIQDMFETIQKAKGLGLAAPQIGKNIRLFIVETPYLKEVFINAKILNIHGKECKFNEGCLSIPGIMGDVTRKSNVRIEYYDQNWKKQKRTLTGICARVILHEYDHIEGKLFIDYFSTHKKKMIEKKLMDLKKNSF; encoded by the coding sequence ATGGTATTACCTATAGTTCTTTATGGAAATCCTATTTTGAGAAAAAAAAGTTTGAATGTAGATTTTGATTCTCATGAAAAAAAAAATAAAATCAATCAATTGATTCAAGATATGTTTGAAACTATACAAAAAGCAAAAGGATTAGGATTAGCTGCTCCCCAAATTGGTAAAAATATTAGACTTTTTATAGTAGAAACTCCTTATTTAAAGGAGGTTTTTATTAATGCTAAGATATTAAACATTCACGGAAAAGAATGTAAATTCAATGAAGGATGTCTTAGTATTCCCGGAATCATGGGGGATGTTACAAGAAAATCTAATGTTAGAATTGAATATTATGATCAAAATTGGAAAAAACAAAAAAGAACCTTAACAGGTATATGTGCAAGAGTAATTCTACATGAATATGATCATATTGAAGGAAAACTTTTTATAGATTATTTTTCTACACATAAAAAAAAAATGATAGAGAAAAAATTAATGGATTTAAAAAAAAATTCATTTTGA
- the thrS gene encoding threonine--tRNA ligase: protein MNKNKLLPLLKENSNRDHRKIGKKLKFFIFSDRVGTGLPLWLPRGTVFRKKLEEFLIDVQEKSGYEMVVTPHIGHKKLYVRSGHWSKYGKDHFKPIHTPRKEEEYLLKPMNCPHHCEIYRSQEWSYRDLPKRFAEFGTVYRYEQSGELHGLTRVRCFTQDDAHIFCTYDQLLEEFKKVINLVFYVFRSLGFLTYTVRISLRDPKRIDGYIGSEKNWKKAENTILQVVKEENIKASVNYGDAAFYGPKLDFLIQDSLGRSWQLGTIQVDYNLPERFDLYYKGKNNEKCRPVMIHRAPFGSLERIIAIMIEHTEGNLPLWLVPNQAVILPISDKYVVYAKKILNLMLNYNIRVFIDNRNEKINKKIRDSEENKIPYMIILGNKEEKNETMSLRRHGLGHIGVFSISNGIESILNETNLKTQTIKLL from the coding sequence ATGAATAAAAATAAGTTGCTTCCTCTTTTAAAAGAAAATTCTAATAGGGATCATAGAAAAATAGGAAAAAAACTGAAATTTTTTATTTTCTCTGATCGAGTAGGAACTGGATTGCCTTTATGGTTACCTAGAGGAACAGTTTTTAGAAAAAAGTTAGAGGAATTTTTAATTGATGTTCAAGAAAAATCAGGATACGAAATGGTTGTAACTCCACATATTGGTCACAAGAAATTATATGTAAGAAGCGGTCATTGGAGTAAATATGGAAAAGATCATTTTAAACCCATTCATACTCCTCGTAAAGAAGAAGAGTATCTTTTAAAACCTATGAATTGTCCTCATCATTGTGAAATATATCGTTCTCAAGAATGGTCTTACCGTGATCTTCCTAAGCGTTTTGCCGAATTTGGAACAGTATATCGTTATGAACAAAGTGGAGAACTTCATGGTTTAACTAGAGTCAGATGTTTTACTCAAGATGATGCACATATTTTTTGTACTTATGATCAATTGTTAGAAGAATTTAAGAAAGTAATTAATTTAGTATTTTATGTTTTTCGTTCTTTAGGTTTTTTAACATATACAGTTAGAATCTCTCTTAGAGATCCTAAAAGAATAGACGGTTATATAGGATCAGAAAAAAATTGGAAAAAGGCTGAAAATACTATCCTACAAGTAGTAAAAGAAGAAAATATAAAAGCGTCTGTTAATTATGGAGATGCAGCTTTTTATGGCCCAAAATTAGATTTTCTCATTCAAGATTCTTTAGGAAGAAGCTGGCAACTTGGAACAATTCAAGTAGATTATAATTTGCCTGAAAGATTTGATTTATATTATAAAGGAAAAAATAATGAAAAATGTCGTCCAGTAATGATACATAGAGCCCCTTTTGGTTCATTAGAACGTATTATTGCTATTATGATAGAACATACAGAAGGAAATCTTCCATTATGGTTAGTCCCTAATCAAGCAGTTATACTTCCTATAAGTGATAAATATGTAGTTTATGCAAAAAAAATTTTAAATTTAATGTTGAATTATAATATTCGTGTATTTATTGATAATAGAAACGAAAAGATTAACAAAAAAATTAGAGATTCTGAAGAAAATAAGATCCCTTATATGATTATTTTGGGAAACAAAGAAGAAAAAAATGAAACGATGTCATTACGACGTCATGGATTAGGACATATAGGAGTATTTTCTATTTCCAATGGAATAGAATCTATTTTGAATGAAACAAATTTAAAAACTCAAACTATAAAATTATTATAA